From the Sphingobacteruim zhuxiongii genome, the window TCATCACCATATAGTCCATTTGGACCCGCGTTCGCATTTCCACCTGCCTCAGACGCACGGATAGCACTAATATCGAAGCTAACCATATCCGCAGATCTTATGATGGGTTCCGCTTGATCCAATTTACCTGAAAAAGCCCCTAAGCGCAAAGCGCTAAAAAACAGCTTATCATACATATTGATCGATTCTTTGCTCACCAAATATGTCTGATAGCCAATATTGCTTAGGTTAAAAAGATAATCTGGTTGGTGTAGAATGATATGATTCAGAAAAGTATTTGAATTTAGACTGGTATTTTCACTATAGTCCTGATCTAAATCGAATTTTGAATCAATGATAGCGACTTCAACCCGCTGCTCTAGATTTTCGTAGGCAGTATATTGTGCATAAGTCAAATCATGCCCTCCTCCAATAAGGATCGGTAGGATATCATGTTTGATTAATTCCTCTAAGACTAATTTAACCGCAACGTAAGTATCCTTTATTGTTGCACCTGCTCTGATGTTTCCTAAATCAACAACCTTAACCGGGTAATCGCCTTGATAAAGTTCATATAAATGGCGTCGAACTTGATTTGCTCCTTTAGCAGCCCCCTTGTTATTCACTGCAGCACGATCTTCCTCTATTCCGATGATGGCCATATTAGGCTTTTCATCGGCATCAAAGAGCTCAGGAAAACTATCGATATATTTTTCGATGGTCTTACCAAACTGAGAATTATAGTAAGTCGTTTCTTCACCTAGATCAGCTAGGGAGATGGGGCTTAGAAAGTCTGCTAATGTCATATATTGCGCTATTGCTGAAAGTATTTGTTTCTACTTCCTTGGATTTTAACAAAGATGCATTTAATAAATAAAAATTACTATGATGAATTTATCAACAAAAAGTTAGGAAGTCTGTTCTTTAAAGAGAATTCCCGGATAAAATAATTACTCGAAAGTCAGAGGTACGTCCCAAAAGGACTTGCATAGGACTATTCAATAGATTATCTTTGAGTTCAGTAATTTTCAACAATAAGTTAGGCGTGATTTTAGTTACAGGTGGCACAGGATTTTTAGGTTCAACAGTTTTAAAACACCTTATTGACGGCGGTGAGAGTATTATAGCATTAAAACGTGCTACTTCAATTATTCCCGACCACTTAAAGTCCTCTTCTTTAATACAATGGGTAGATGCAGATATTACTGATTATTTTGCGCTGGAAGATATATTCCCTACTATCCAACAGGTATACCACTGTGCCGCGAAAATCTCTAATCATAAGGAAGACGCACAGGAAATGTTTCAAACAAACATTGAAGGCACTAAACACATCGTCAATCTATCCTTGCTATATCAAGTTCGTTTAGTTCATGTAAGTTCGATCGCTGCCTTAGGCACGAATAAACTCGGACTACCCGTTAAAGAAACTGACAAATGGGAATACAACCGAAAAACTTCTAACTATACCCAGGCGAAATACGACAGCGAAATGGAAGTATGGCGTGGTATTGTTGAAGGGTTAAATGCTGTTATCGTCAATCCTTCAATCATTATGGGAGTTGGTCCTGGAGAAAATGGCTCAAGAAGTATCTTTGAAGTTGTAAAAAAAGGTAACAAGATTTATCCATTAGGATCTGTTGGTGTTGTAGACGTCGATGATGTCGCACAAATAATGATCAAGTTGATGAACAGCAATATCTCTGGTGAACGTTTCATCCTTAATTCCGAAAACATAAGTAATCAAGCATTACTTACCAAAATAAGCGATTACATGCAGAAGCCTCGGCCGAGTATTGCTGCTAGTCGTATGCTTCTTTCGATGGCCTGGCGACTTTCGAAACTAGCATCTTATATAAATGGTAAGCGACCGACCTTAACCAAGGATGCGGCAAGAGCAGCCAATAAAAAGCTTGAATATGACAACTCTAAGATTACTAAGACGCTAGGTATTACATTCAAACCTTTGGATACGACCTTGAAAGAAGTAATCGACACCTATTACTCGAAAACAATCTAAACAACAACAAAAACCGTGAAAAATTACTACATCATTGACTTCGACAGCACATTTACGCAAGTTGAAGCTCTAGACGAATTAGCACGAATTTCATTAGAAAACAATCCCAATAGGGAGGCTATCTACGAGGAAATAGAACGTTTTACCAACCTAGCTATGGAAGGTAAGATTTCATTTCGTGAGAGTCTTGCAGGGCGTGTAAAATTATTGGAAGCAAATCGCGATCACCTAGCTAAATTAATTGTGCATTTGAAGAAGAAGGTTTCCAAATCCTTCAGCCGTAACAAGGAGTTCTTCAAGGACAATTCAGATACTGCTTGGATTGTATCCGGTGGATTTAAAGAGTTTATTACGCCAGTAGTAATGCCTTATCATATTAAAAAGGAAAACATCTATGCCAATACTTTCAAATTTGATGAAGAAGGGAATATTGTCGGTTATGACGAACACAATCCACTTTCCGATGAAGGGGGTAAGGTTAAGCTCTTAAAACAATTAGAAATTCAGGGCCGCATATTCGGTATAGGTGACGGTTACTCTGACTTCCAATTGAAAGAATCCGGATTGATTGAAAAATTCTATGCATTCACTGAAAATATAGCAAGACAGTCTGTTACTGATAAGGCAGATCATATTGCACCTAGTTTTGATGAATTTTTATACGTAAATGACCTACCAAGAGCTATCTCTTACCCTAAGAATCGCATATTATGTCTTATTGTAGGTGATGTTCCTGAAATTGCTGCTCATATCTTAAAAAGAGATGGATTCTCAATCCGTGTAAAGGAAACGTTTGAAGAGAAATATACAAAAGATGTCGGAATGATCTTATTAGGTTCAGATATCAGTATTTCTGACGATCAATTGGCAAGGGCAGATAAGCTGAAAACCATTGGTTTTTTAGGCGATGTTAAAGGACATGTTTCAAAAACAATCTGTAATGAAAAAGGGATTGTTGTATTCGATGATAAGAAATTGAAGAAAAGGAACTCTGAATTTATACCACGTCGTATGGCAGATTTCATTAATAATGGAGATACAGATCAAAGCCGTAACTTCCCTAATATGTTATTACCAAAGCTTACGCGTGCGCATCGCTTACTGCATATTCACAAGAACGTTCCAGGAATCATGGCACAAATAAACAATGTGTATGCAGAGAATAACATTAATATATTCTCACAGTTCTTAATGACACGTGGTGATATCGGTTATGCAGTTACCGACATTGATGCCGCATATGACAAAAAGATTCTGAAGCAGTTGAAGCAAATTGAAAATACGATAAAATTTAGAATACTTTACAAGTAAAAAATAAAGGGGCTTTCCAATCGGATAGCCCCTCTTTTTTAACCATTTCTAGTTAAGGTTATATGAATGAATCTTCCTTCTATGATTCTCGAACTTTAAGAAAGAACGTGTCTAAAAAGCTAGTGTTAATCTTTTGACCAATAATCTATATCATTAGCCAGTTATATGCTTGATTAAGCATTACAGGGAGTAAATAACGAAATTGAGTTAATCATAGCTTCTTAGACAACGTAATTTCCATTATGTTAGAGATCTACGATCTGTTACTCCATCAACTTTTCAATGCAAGCATTTAAGTTACCTTACGTTAATAAAACGTGCAATGCAGGGCTAAATTATTTAGATAGAGATCCAATTTGCAATTTGTGGACTATATTAGCCTAGTAAATAAAATGTTTTACCTGGAGTAAACAGCAAATCGATCGGTACATCCCATTCGTTTACATCCTCAATAATTTCCACAGGTTCAAAATATGCGATCCCTAATTTGATAACTTCCGCTTTACAGGTTGCCAGAAAACGATCGTAAAAACCTTTCCCATAGCCCACACGGTTACCCTTAATGTCAACCAACAACAACGGAGTCAACACGGCATCAATTTCCTTAGCCTCGATTTCTTTTGCTCCGCTAGGCTCTGGAATACCCCAGTCATTAACCAAAAGCACAGTGTCCGGTTCAAGTTGATAATGTCGAAGCTCATTGGTTTGAAAGTTGGATATGGAAGTTACCAAATTGATTTCTGGATATTGCTTCCAAATCCACTTAATAAACGGCCATGTATTGTATTCTTTAAATTTTTCGATAGCTAGATACAGATGTAGATAGCGAATACTTGTCCAATCGTATTGCTGCAGTTGTTCCAAAAGTTGATGATCCATTAAGGTCAATTCATCTTTTGTTAAGGAATTACGTTTCGCTTTATAGATCTCTCTTAATTCTTGCTTCTTCATCATTATCAAAAAAAACGGCCTTGAAGCTGGAGAGCTAACAAGACCGAATAATCAACCTAAACCTAAATATTATTTTACACGTTCGATGTAATCTCCGGTACGTGTGTCAACTTTAACTTTATCACCTTGATTAATAAACAAAGGCACATTGATTTCAACCCCTGTCTCCACAGTTGCTTTTTTCAAGGCATTTGTTGATGTATCACCTTTCACCGCTGGCTCTGTGTAAGTAATCTCTAATTCCACGTTTTGAGGAGCTTGCGCCATAATAGGCTCATCACTTTCAAAAGCAACAATTACATTCATACCTTCTTTTAAGAAACGAGCAGTACCACCAAATAGCAATTTAGGAATATTGAATTGTTCGTAGGTCTCATTATCCATCACCACGAAAAAGTCTGCATCATCATATAAATATTGGTAGTCATTAGTCTCTACACGTGCAATTTCAACCTCTTCATCGGTTCTAAATCTGTATTCCACTAATTTACCGGTCTTCACATTACGCATCCTAGCTTGGTAGAATGCACGTAAGTTTCCTGGTGTACGGTGGATAAACTCCTCTACCGTTACTAATTCACCATTAAAACGAAGGACGTTCCCATTCTTTACGTCTGAAGCTTTTGCCATAGTCTATATAAATTATTGGTCACAAAAATATAAAAAGTAACCCAAATTGTCTATTTAAAATCCATTATTTCAAGATATGCGTTGCAAAATGCATACTCATGTTCTTGATTGGATCCAATGATTAACAGGCGATCTTTTGAAGTAGCTTCAACAAGATCTAAATACCAACGTTCACCTTCCTTGTCCAAATTACTTGTAGGCTCATCGAGAAAAAGAATCTGACTATTCGCACAACAAGCTAAAACCAATTTAACACGCTGTTTCATCCCCGAAGAAAAATGACGAATTTCCTTTTGGAAAACCTGTGAACCAAAGCCCAAACGTTCTTTGACAAGCTCCATGTTAAATCCTTCCAAATAAGGTTTAAATTTAAAGTGAAAATCAATCAGCTCAAGCAGAGTAAACTCTTCTATCATTTCGACATAAGGAGCCGCAATACCGGTATGTTGGTAAATATCTTCTACATCAATTGGAGAATTCACTGAATGATAGGCCAACGTCCCTTCGCTCGGGGTTAAAGATCCAGATAATACTTTTAATAAAGTAGATTTACCCGATCCATTAGGACCTAAAATAGCATAACGATTTCCAAAAGAAAAGGTATAATCGACATGCCTAAAAATCCATTCTCGATTATACCTTCTACCAATATCTTGTAGAGTTATTTTCAAATAATCACAATATAAATTAAATGCCTGATCGACCTTGTCCAAAGCCCTTCACAACACCACGGTTGGATGCTCTAACAAAACCTAAAATTTCATCTCTTAATTCCGTTGCCTCGAATTCAGCTTCAACGATATCTAAGGCTTTACCTAAGTTACTATGTTGAACAAACAACACGCGGTAAATGTTTTGAATTTCATTGATTTGCTCATTGCTGTAGCCTCTTCTTCTCAAACCAACAGAATTGATTCCTGCGTAAGATATTGGCTCACGCGCAGCTTTAATATACGGAGGAACATCCTTCCGAACGAGCGTACCACCCGTCACAAAAGCATGTGAACCGATCTTACAAAACTGGTGTACCGCAACCATACCTGCTAATACCACATAGTCTCCTACAGTGATATGTCCGGCAAGTGTACTTGAATTTGAAAAAATACAATTGTCGCCGATAAAACAGTCATGTGCGATGTGGCTGTAAGCCTGAATCAAACAGTTCTTTCCGATTACCGTTTTAAAACGATCTTTCGTTCCTCTATTGATTGTAACACACTCGCGAATGGTCGTATTATCACCAATTTCCGCTGTGGTAACTTCACCTTCAAATTTTAAATCTTGAGGTTCACCAGAAATAACCGCCCCTGGGAATATTCTACAATTCTTGCCGATGCGTGCACCATTCATGATGGTCACGTTCGAGCCAATCCAAGATCCCTCGCCGATTACCACATCTTTGTGGATCGTGCTGAAAGGTTCAATGACAACATTCTGTGCTATTTTCGCCTCAGGATGTATATATGATAAGGGTTGAATCATTACTTTATTATTATCCTTTTACCTTCACGATTTGAGCCATTAATTCAGCCTCACTCACCACTTTGTCGCCAACCATTCCAACACCTTTCATACGCGCAATACCGCGACGAATGGGCTCTAACAACTCACAAGTGAAGATAACTGTATCACCAGGGACAACTTGATTCTTGAATCTTGCATTTTCAATCTTCAGGAACAAGGTCAACCAGTTTTCCGGATCAGGTACCGTATTTAAAACCAAAATTCCTCCTGTTTGTGCCATTGCTTCAATTTGCAAGACTCCAGGAAATAATGGCGCACCAGGGAAATGCCCCATAAATAAGTCCTCATTCATCGTCACATTCTTTAAACCAACGACGTTCGTTTCAGAAAGCTCTAAAATCTTGTCGATCATTAAGAATGGTTGACGGTGCGGAAGGATATTCATAATCTGAACCGTGTCATATACCGGAGGCGTATTCGGATCATAAACTTTCACGTGTTTTTTGTTCTTCTCGCGCTTCATCTGTGCCTTAATACGTTTTGCAAATGCCACATTTGCAGCGTGTCCAGGACGAGCCGCCATAATATGTCCTTTAATCGGCTTGCCAACTAGGGCTAAATCACCAATCATATCTAACAATTTATGACGAGCAGGCTCATTTTGATGACGAAGAGAAATATTATTTAAGATACCTTCTTGAGCAACCTCCACGCGTTTATGGAACAACACCTGTAGTTTCTCTAATTCGCTATCTTCAATTTCCTTATCAACAATGACAATGGCATTTGACAAATCACCACCTTTAATTAGGTTTTGACTAACTAAAGCTTCTAGTTCATGTAAGAAACAGAATGTACGAGATGAAGCAATTTCTTTACTAAACTCATCAATATTAGTAATCGAAGCATGTTGGCTTCCCAATACTGGCGAGTTAAAATCAATCATACAAGTGATACGGTATCCATCAACAGGCATTGCGACGATTTCTACTTTATTCTCGGCGTCGTTGTAATGAATATTATCGGTTACTTCAAAATAATCACGATCAGCGTCTTGATCTTGAAAACCAACCTCTTGTATTTTATCAATAAAGATCGCTGAGCTACCATCTAAAATTGGTACTTCAGGACCATCAATTTCAATCAATACGTTATCCAACTGCAAACCAACTAGAGCGGCCATTAAGTGCTCTATTGTACTTACAGATGCTCCATTTTGCGAAATGGTTGTTCCCCTAGCTGTGTTTGTTACATTATCTGCATCGACATTCACAACAGGCTGACCATCTAAATCCACACGTTTAAATTTATACCAGTGATTTTCCGGAGCAGGCTTCAATGTAAGTTGCACTTGCTTTCCCGTGTGCAACCCAACACCTGAAAATTCAACATCGGATTTAATGGTTCTTTGTTTAACGTTCATATCTATCATTATAGTTTTGCGTAATTCGGGTAAAGTTAGGGATTATTTTTATCTTTTAATTGCTTCTCGAGTTGCGCTAATCGACGTTCTAGCTCCGGTAATTTGGAATACAGGACTTGCGAACGCAATTCATTATTATATGGAAATGCAGGACTTCCACCCCACTTTTTATTCTCTTCTACGATTGATCGGTTAATCCCAGATTGCGCTTGTACTTGCGTACCTTTTGCAATGCTAATATGACCAACTACACCAACCTGTCCTCCCAGTATAACGTGTTCTCCAATCTTAGTGCTACCTGAAACTCCAGTTTGTGCAGCTATTACTGTATTTTGCCCAATTTCCACGTTATGAGCAATTTGAATTAAGTTATCTAGCTTGACACCATTACGAATGACAGTCGATCCCATCGTTGCACGATCGACAACTGTATTGGCACCAACCTCCACTAAATCTTCAATTATTACATTCCCGATTTGAGGAATCTTGTCATAAGTACCATCTTCTTTCGGAGCAAAACCAAAGCCATCGCTTCCAATCACCGCACCTGAATGAATGATAACAGACTTCCCAATAACACAATCTTCGTATACTTTAGCTCCAGGAAAAAGGATAGATCCATCGCCTATTTGTACATTATCGCCAATATAAACTTGTGGATAAATTTTCACCCTATCCCCTAATTTGACATTCTTCCCGATATAGGCAAAAGCACCAATATAAGGAGATTCGCCGATCTGAGCACTTTCATGGATATGTACACATTCGTCAATACCCTTACGCTCATTGCGGAGTTCACTATATAATTTAAGCAATTCGGTAAAAGCAGAGTATGCGTTCTTAACACGAATTAAAGTTGATTTTACGGGCTTTTGTAAGACTAAATCCTCGTTGATGACAATAATACCAGCTTCGATTTCATAGATGAAATGCTCGTATTTAGGATTTGCCAAAAAGGTTAGGCTCGAGGAGTTGGACTCCTCAATTTTGGAAAGTGTATCTACCAATACGGCAGGATTCCCTTCCACTGTTCCCTTCAATAATGTTGCTATCTGTTCAGCGGTAAATTGCATTGGGTAATTATGTGTTATTTTTTTAACAATCTTCGAGCATCTCTATATTTACATACCCTATTTCTTTAGGATAAGTCACAGCATATTTCTCTACGCGTTTCGCCAACGCCTCTATGTTAGATAAATCAGATGCCTCGGCTATATCACATAGGCGACCATCCTTCTCTAACACTCGAATACTGTTTACTAAACTGTCGTAAGCACTATTTACAACAACCTGTTCATATAAAAAATAGCCTAAATCTTTCTCTTCTATATCAAACTTGTCTAGAATCCGTTCCTTTATTTCCTCCAAAAATTGCGGCGGAAACGCTGTTTTGCTCATCTCTGTCCTAAACAATTCGCGATGAATAATTTTTGAACATAAAAAGCTTAGAATCGGATCTTCATGGTCTGCCCAAATCTTAATTGCCGACATAATATCGGTGTCATCTAGACGGGTAAACCAAGTCAAATGCGACTCATTCTCAAGAAAGGTATCCCTGTTGATTTGATTCTTCAGGAAATGAGCTAATGCGGGTGTTGCAAACAAGCTAAACCCCTTATTACTTAACTCTTTTGCTCGGGCCAATGCTTTGATCATCATCTGTTCGGCACTAATAACCGTTTTATGCAGATAAACTTGCCAATACATTAACCTACGTGCAATCAAAAACTTCTCTACTGAGTAGATTCCTTTACTCTCTACAACCAATTCATTGTCCTTTACGTTCAACATCTTGATTATCCGATCGAAAGAAATCACCCCCTCTGATACACCAGTAAAAAAGCTATCCCTATTTAAATAATCCATCCGATCAGTATCAAGTTGCCCAGAAACCAATTGATGTAAAAATTTGCGATGATACTTATTATTAAATATGGTAATAGCCAAGTCTAAACGGCCATCAAATTCCTTATTTAATTTATCCATTAATAGAGCCGAGATGATTTCATGTGAAACTCCTTCGACTAAGGTATGCTCCAATGAATGCGAAAAAGGACCATGTCCGACATCATGGAGCAAAATAGCGGCTAAAACCGCTTCCTCTTCTTCAACAGAGATCGCTACATCTTTGCCACGAAGCGTTTCTATTGCAAGACCCATCAAATGCATCGCGCCAATGACATGCTGAAAACGTGTATGCAATGCCCCTGGATATACTAAATGTGTCATGCTTACCTGCTTTATATAGCGTAAGCGCTGTAGAAACGGGTGTTGTATGATGTCGTAAATGAATCCCGACGGAATTGTTACAAATCCGTACACCGGGTCATTTATTATTTTCTTCTTATTCAAGTGACTAATAACTAGATCTTTAAAGCACCTAGAATTTACAATATACCATATACTACTAGGCTAAGATACGTGCAAAGATACATAGATGGTACTTAATTAATGTTAAAAAAAACGCAAAAAAGACAGTTTTAAGACCTTTTCCACCATTATCCTTTAAATATAATTCTTAAAATTTATTTTCGAGTCTAGCCTGAGTAGATAAATGCCCAAAAAAAATGAAAATGCAACCGATTGATTTAACCTAGATTTTAAATCCAACTACCTATATTTCCATGGAATTAAACTACTAATTAATTTCTGCCAACAATTTTCTGTTTTTTCTTGAACTTCCTTCCGAATCAAGAAGTTAATTTCCTCGCTTAATGTTAAGCAAAGTTAATATTCGCTTATTCGATAAAAAAAAGGCGTAAATTAGCGATAATAATCAGGAAACTTCCATGCAAAAAACACATATACTTTGGGCTGATGATGAAATCGAGTTCTTGAAACCTCATATTTTATTATTAGAACAGAAAGACTATAAAGTTAAAACGGTAAACAACGGATCTGACGCGGTCGAAGCCTTCAAAAATGAGCCTTTTGATTTAGTATTCTTGGATGAAAACATGCCTGGTCTAACTGGTCTTGAGACATTGAACATCTTAAAATCTATTAATCCTTCGATTCCAACAGTTTTAGTGACTAAAAACGAAGAAGAACATTTAATGGAAGATGCTATTGGCGCCAAGATTGATGATTACTTGATTAAACCGGTCAATCCTAAGCAGATTCTGCTCACAATAAAAAAATTCACTGAAAACAGACGTTTGGTTAGCGAACGAACTTCCATGGCCTACCAGCAGGATTTTCGACAACTAGGTATGCGAATGAACGATGACCTCGACCATAATGAGTGGGTCGAAGCATACAAAAAGCTATTATACTGGGAGCTATCATTGGAGAAACTCGAAGATGCAGGCATGCACGAAATATTGACCATGCAAAAATCCGATGCGAATCTACTATTCTCAAAATTTATTGAGAAAAACTACCTCAATTGGATGAAGAACCCAGATAACGGCCCGACTTTATCTCATCAACTGTTTAAAAAGAAGGTATTCCCAAAAATGGAAGCAGAAAAACCGACCTTCTTTTTCCTGATTGACAATTTAAGGTACGATCAGTGGAAGGTCATCAATGAAGTCATTTCTGATTATTACCGCGTCGAAGAGGAAGATAGTTATTATAGCATTCTCCCGACTGCAACGCAATATGCGCGAAACGCCATCTTCTCAGGTTTAACGCCATTGGAAATGGAAAAAAGATTCCCCAAAGAATGGCAAAATGACGACGACGAGGGCGGAAAAAACCTCTATGAGGATGTTTTCCTAGCCGATCAAGTTAAGCGGATTTACCGCCGTGATATAAAACATAGCTATACTAAGGTCATCACACTCGAGCAAGGACGAGAAGTTTTAGAAAACATTAACAAGCATATGCAAATTGATTTAAACGTATTCGTTTACAATTTTGTTGATATGCTGTCGCATGCGCGAACAGATATGGCTATGATTCGAGAGCTGGCGAATGATGAAGCCGCTTATCGATCATTGACCTTATCTTGGTTTGAGCATTCACCTCTGCTAGAAGTACTAAAATGGTTGTCTCAAAAAAATGTACGTGTGATTATTACGACAGACCATGGTACGATACGCGTACGCAAACCAAGCAAGATTATTGGCGACCGAAATACCAATAGTAATTTACGCTACAAACAAGGTAAAAACCTCAATTTTATAGACAAGGATGTCTTTATGATTAAGAATCCGCTCGATGCGCAACTTCCACGCATAAATGTGAGTTCAACATTTGTATTCGCCAAAGAGGACACCTACTTTGTGTACCCAAATAATTATAATCATTTCGTTAATTACTTTGGCGGAACCTTTCAACATGGGGGAATTTCACTTGAAGAAATGATTATTCCATTTATTACGTATTCGCCAAAAGCTTTTTAGCGCTACAGCGGTTTAATCCAAAAATTTATAAATGCATTTTTTGAATTAACTTCAAGAATTGAGATTTTCACTAAAGTGATTCCATCTTTATTCTTGAAGTGTTCGGAAAGCCTTCCAATGATTTTCTCTTTTCAATCATCCTAAAGATACTTTCCCCTATCACAAAGCAAAAAAAGCCGATATAGAAAAACAATTTCTCGTTTTTCTTTTAACAAACCAATCTACAATCGTACAGCTTGGATGATGTCTTTCTTAATCTACTTCCCTTTCACCTCCCTTTCAAACCCAATTCAAACCCCTTTCTTAACCAATCGTATTCGGACATGCAAAGCAATTGATTCGGAATTGGTTCGGTTCGCCGCACTACCATTTGTAAGAAAATACTAAGCGTTATTTATTAATATTTCTCTAATTTTGGACATGGAATATTTGGTAAACTCGACAGATGATCTATCTGCAGCCGCTCAATGGCTGTTGAATCAAAAACCTAACTCGAAAATCTTTCTCTTTCATGGCCAAATGGGTGCTGGAAAAACAACATTCATTAAAGCAATTTGCGAACAGTTGAATGTAGAAGACAGTACATCAAGTCCCACTTTTTCCATTGTAAATGAATATCAATCGACCAACGGAAAGATTTATCACTTCGATTTCTATCGATTAAAGGATGAACAAGAGGCCTATGATTTAGGCTACGAGGAATATTTTTACTCGGATGCCTACTGCTTTATCGAGTGGCCAGAAAAAATTCCAAGCATAATTCCTTTAGATGCGATTAATGTTGAAATTGAAGTCATTGATAGTCAGAGCCGAAACATAAAAATCAAATAATTTTCTTTCCTGCTGCAACCCTTTCCGCGCCATTGGCGTCTTTATAATAAACCGAACATCAATTGGAGCCAGAGAAAATTATACATATTTGGGATCGCTGTAAAAACAACGATCGTAAAGCACAGGCTGAACTGTATCAGCTCTTCGCGCCAAAAATGTATGCTATCTGTCTACGATATGCTCGAGATACTTTTGAAGCTGAGGACATGCTTCAACAAGGTTTTATTAAGGTGTTCACAAAAAGTGCACTTTTTGATGGCACAGGCGTTCTTGAAGGGTGGATTCGTAGAATCATGGTGAATACTGCAATTGAAAGCTATAGAAAGAATAAATTAAGTTTTATTTCTACCGATCAGGTTTCAACGACAGAGCTAGCTGGACATGCGAGCCTCCAACTCAACAATTTGGATTATAAAGACCTATTGAGGTTGATTAAAGATTTGCCTTTAGGCTATAAAACGGTCTTTAATCTCTATGCAATAGAAGGATATAATCACCGAGAAATTGCGGAATTGCTTCAGATATCGGAAGGAAATTCAAAGTCTCAATTGTCGAGAGCGAGGCAGTGGCTTCGAGAACGCATATTAAAAATGGAGGAACTAGGCATATGAAAGATCAAGAATTAGATGACTTGTTTGCCAAGCGCTTAAG encodes:
- a CDS encoding RNA polymerase sigma factor; this translates as MEPEKIIHIWDRCKNNDRKAQAELYQLFAPKMYAICLRYARDTFEAEDMLQQGFIKVFTKSALFDGTGVLEGWIRRIMVNTAIESYRKNKLSFISTDQVSTTELAGHASLQLNNLDYKDLLRLIKDLPLGYKTVFNLYAIEGYNHREIAELLQISEGNSKSQLSRARQWLRERILKMEELGI